The Pseudomonas saponiphila DNA window CTGCAAGCGATCGCCAGCAGCAGCGACAGGCCCATGAGCAGCGGCTGGTAATACAGGCTGGCGCTGGAGCGCATGGCCGAGACGCCGACGTAGTGCATGCCGCTGATGCCCAGGCCGATCCATATCGCGGCAACGGCGCAGCGCCACAATGGCAATTGCTGGTGGCTCAAGGTGTTCATCGCCAGCCAGGCGGCAATCAACGCGATGAGCAGGGAAAGCAGGGTCGGTGACAGGTCGTAGTGAATCGTTAGAGGCGCTTCGAACGCCAGCATGCCGATGAAGTGCATGGTCCAGATACCGCCGGCCAGGCAGCAGGCGCCGACCCAGCGCCACAGGCGTTGACTGGTCGGTTGCTCGACGTGGCTGACGCGTTCGGCCATGTCCAGGGTCGCGAAGCTGGCGGCGCAGGCCACCAGGTAGGCCAGCAGCACCAGAACCGGGTTATGAGTGCAGTGCAGAACCACCTGCCCACTGTCTGGAAGCTCGCTGATGAAATGCACACCCAGCCAGTCCATAGAATGCCCATCTCTGAGTCATAGGAGGTCGGCGGAGCCGCGCGCCAACGAGTGCTTGGAGTATAGAAGGCACCCGGTGGCTGCAATCGGGGGTGGCATTTTGCTGCCAATGATTTGCTTATGAGCGCTATCGCCAATGGCGCTAAGCGCTTTTCTCGAACCAGGGCTCGTGATCGATGGGGTCCAGGGGCGCGAGGCCGAAGGCCGCGCGGGCGGCGTCGCAATCGCTGTTGTGCTGGCCGTCGGCCCAGGAAGCCTCGAACTCCCGGCACGGGCTGGAACGCTGTTGATAAATTGTGCAGCTCACGCGCTCGCCGACTTCGCCTTCAAGGGCGATGCAGCGCGGCGACTTGCAGTCGGTGCCGAGCATGGCCACCCGAGTGGGATTGATGCTCTGCACCAGATCGTCGGGGACCGTACCACCGGATGAGGCGCATTCGCCCCAGAAAAAAGACACACGAAAGTATGAACAGCAGGCACCGCAATTCAGACACGGACTGGCTTCGGACATAGGCGTATTCAAAGGGAAAGGGGGAGGGTAAAGGGGGTAGGCAGGCGGCTATTCTAGGCTTCCCATCGGCCATGGGAAGGGGGGGGCGAGGTATTTTTTCAACCTCGGCCAAGTCCTTGAAAAGACTGGCAAGCGCCCGGGTGGCGGGGGCTGTGGCGGATTGGCCGATGCCCGGATCGGTGCCTTGAGGCCCGCCCCGGGCGCCTGGCTGCGATGAGTCGATATCAGGCTGGCGAATAATCACAGACAGCTGCAGCGGGCCTGACTAGATTGCAGCTTCCAGGCTCGCTTGCGTCTGGCCGAATAACAATAAAGAGATCGACCCATGGATAACTCGACTCAAGCGGCAAATGCCTGGCGCATTTTGTTCCTGTTGTTTTTGGCAAACCTGTTCAACTTCTTCGATCGCACCATCCCCGCCATCATCATCGAGCCGATCCGCATGGAATGGCACCTGAGCGACTTTCAGCTGGGGATCATCGGCACCGCCTTCACCCTCGTCTACGCCATCGCCGGCCTGCCCCTGGGGCGCCTGGCCGACACCGGCTCGCGCAGCAAGCTGATGGGCTGGGGGCTGGCGGTGTGGAGCGGACTCACCGCAGTGAACGGCATGGTCGGCAGTTTCTGGAGCTTCCTGCTGGTGCGCATGGGGGTCGGCATCGGCGAAGCCAGCTATGCGCCGGCGGCCAACTCGCTGATTGGCGATCTGTTTCCGGCCCATCGTCGGGCCCGGGCCATGGGGATCTTCATGCTCGGCCTGCCCCTGGGGCTGGTGCTGGCGTTCTTCACCATCGGGGCCATGGTCAAGGCCTTCGACAGCTGGCGGGCGCCATTCTTCATTGCCGCGGTGCCGGGGCTGGTGCTGGCGGTGTTCATGTTCTTCATCAAGGAGCCCAAGCGCGGCGCCGCGGAAACGGTGAAGGTAGCGCAAGTACCTATCGACCGACCGATCCGCCGGGTGCTGGCGATACCGACCTTTCTCTGGCTGACCCTGGCCGGGCTGACCTTCAACTTCGCCACCTATGCCTGCAACTCGTTCCTGGTGCCGATGCTCCAGCGTTACTTCCTCATGCCCCTGCAGGAGGCGGCGATGGCTACCGGGCTGATTGTTGGTGTCACCGGGCTGGTGGGGCTGACCCTGGGCGGCTGGTTCGCCGACAAGATCCATCAGCGGGTTGCCAACGGGCGACTGCTGTTCGCCGCCTGCAGCCTGATCATCTCGACCCTGGCCACCGCCTGGGCGCTGCATGCCGGGCGCGTCGAGATCGGGGTGTTCGTCGCGGTGTTCAGTATTGGCTGGCTGTTTGCCTACAACTTCTACACCTGCGTCTACACCGCCCTGCAGGATGTGGTCGAACCGCGCTTGCGGGCCACCGCCATGGCCCTGTTCTTCGCCGGCCTGTACTTGCTGGGTGGCGGCCTGGGGCCGGTGGTGGTCGGTGCGCTGTCGGACCATTTTGCCCACTCGGCGATGTATGCCGCGGGCGCGCAGCAGATGACCGAGGAGTTCAAGGCCATCGGCCTGCATGACGCCATGTACCTGATTCCGGTGGCGCTGTTCCTGACCCTGGTGTTTCTGTTTCAGGCCGCCCGTTGCTTTGTCGGCGACTCCCAGCGCATGAAGGACGATTTGGCGCTGGCCGCGCCTGCTGCGCGTGCGCTGGTGGTCTGAGCCTGCGCGCCGCGCCCTCCGTAGGAGCCGGCTTGCCGGCGAAGCGGACGAAAGAGTTCGAGGTTGGGGCGTTGCTGCGAGGGCGCTTTCGCGGGCAAGCCCGCTCCTACAGATGGCAGGCAACAAAAAGCCCGCATGATGCGGGCTTTTTGTTGAGCGGATGGAGCCAGGCAATCAGCCCGCCACCAGCACCCGGATCGCTTCCAGGCGCAGGGCGGCTTTATCCAGCATCGCCAGGCCCTGTTCCCGTTGCTTGCGCAGGGCGACCAGCTCGCTGTCACGTACCGTCGGGTTGACCGCTTGCAAGGCCGTCAGGCGCGCCAGCTCCTCGTCGGTATCGGCGGCCAGGCGACGTTTCGCTTCAGCCACGCGCTCGGCGTGGCGTGGCGCAACCTTGGCCTCACCGGCGTTGATCTTCGGCGCCAGCTGGTCGCGCTGGGCCTGGATGAACTTGTTGGCGCTGGCCTTGGGCACGCTTTCCAGCTGGTCGTTGAGGGTTTCGAAAGCCACCCGTGGCGACAGGTCGTTGCCGTTGGCATCCAGCAGGCAGCGCAGGGCGGCCGGCGGCAGGTAGCGGCCCAGTTGCAACGAGCGTGGAGCCACCACTTCACTGACGTACAGCAGTTCAAGCAGCACGGTGCCGGGTTTCAGCGCCTTGTTCTTGATCAGCGCCACGGCGGTGTTGCCCATGGAGCCGGACAGTACCAGGTCCATGCCGCCTTGCACCATCGGGTGTTCCCAGGTGATGAACTGCATGTCCTCGCGGGACAGCGCCTGGTTGCGGTCGTAGGTGATGGTCACGCCTTCGTCGTCGCCCAGGGGGAAGCTGGCGTCGAGCATCTTCTCGCTGGGCTTGAGGATCAGGGCGTTTTCCGAGTGGTCTTCGCTGTCGATGCCGAAGGCGTCGAACAGGGTTTCCATGTAGATCGGCAGGGCGAACTGGTCGTCCTGTTCGAGGATCGCCTCCACCAGCGCCTCGCCTTCACCGGCGCCGCCGGAGTTGAGTTCCAGCAGGCGGTCGCGGCCGGTGTGCAGTTCGGCTTCCAGGCGCTCGCGTTCGCCGCGGGCTTCGTCGATCAGGGCTTGCCACTCGCCATCATCGGCATTCTCCAGCAGCGGCAGCAGGCGCGGGCCGAACTGATGCTGCAGGGCGTTGCCGGTCGGGCAGGTATTGAGGAAGGCGTTCAGGGCTTCGTTGTACCACTGGAACAGACGCTCTTGCGGGCTGGTTTCCAGGTACGGCACGTGCAGTTCGATTACGTGTTTCTGACCGATCCGGTCCAGACGGCCGATGCGCTGCTCCAGCAGGTCCGGGTGCGACGGCAGATCGAACAGCACCAGGTGGTGGGCGAACTGGAAGTTGCGGCCTTCACTGCCGATTTCCGAGCAGATCAGCACCTGGGCGCCGAACTCTTCGTCAGCGAAGTAGGCGGCGGCGCGGTCGCGCTCAAGGATGTTCATGCCCTCATGGAACACCGTGGTCGGGATGCCGGAACGCACGCGCAGGGCGTCTTCCAGGTCCATGGCGGTTTCGGCGTGGGCGCAGATCACCAGGACCTTGGTGCGCTTGAGCATTTTCAGCTGGTCGATCAGCCACTCGACCCGCGGGTCGAATTTCCACCAGCGCTGTTCTTCGTCGCCGGCCTCGGGCTGCGCCTGGAAGCTGACTTCCGGGTACAGCTCGGCGTGTTCGCCCAGGGGCAGTTCCAGGTATTCGTCCGGGCATGGCAGCGGGTAGGCGTGCAGCTTGCGCTCCGGAAAGCCCTGCACCGCGGCGCGGGTGTTGCGGAACAGCACGCGGCCGGTGCCGTGGCGGTCCAGCAGTTCGCGCACCAGGCGCGCGCTGGCTTCGCTGTCGCCGTCGTTGACCGCGGCCAGCAGGGCTTCGCCTTCGTTGCCGAGGAAGCCATGGATGGTCTGGTGCGCCTCGGCGGACAGGCGGCCCTTGTCTAGCAGTTCCTGCACGGCTTCGGCCACTGGACGGTAGTTTTCGCTCTCGGCACGGAAGGCCGCGAGGTCGTGGAAGCGGTTCGGGTCCAGCAGGCGCAAACGGGCGAAGTGGCTGTCCTGGCCCAGTTGTTCCGGGGTTGCGGTCAGCAGCAGCACGCCGGGGATGGTTTCGGCCAACTGTTCCACCAGGGCGTATTCCGGGCTGACCTGGTCTTCGTGCCACACCAGGTGGTGGGCTTCGTCCACCACCATCAGGTCCCAGCCAGCGGCGAACAGCGCGTCCTGGGCCTTCTCGTCGTCCACCAGCCACTCCAGGGCCACCAGGGCCAGCTGGGTGTCTTCGAACGGGTTGCTGGCATCGCTTTCGATAAAGCGCTCTTCATCGAACAGCGCCACTTGCAGGTTGAAGCGTCGGCGCATTTCCACCAGCCACTGGTGCTGGAGGTTTTCCGGAACCAGGATCAGCACCCGGCTGGCACGGCCCGAGAGCAACTGGCGATGGATCACCAGACCGGCTTCGATGGTCTTGCCCAGGCCCACTTCGTCCGCCAGCAGGACCCGCGGCGCGATGCGGTCGGCCACTTCACGGGCAATGTGCAACTGGTGGGCGATGGGTTGGGCGCGCACGCCACCCAGGCCCCAGAGCGAGGATTGCAGCTGGCGGCTGGTGTGTTCCAGGGTGTGGTAGCGCAGGGAGAACCAGGCCAGCGGGTCGATCTGCCCGGCGAACAGACGGTCGCTGGCCAGACGGAACTGGATGAAGTTCGAGAGCTGGGTTTCCGGCAGGGTGACGGCTTCGTTCTGCCCGTTGAGGCCGTGGTAGACCAGCAGGCCATCGACATCGTCGACTTCCTGAACGGTCATTTTCCAGCCTTCGAAGTGGGTGATGCTGTCACCCGGAGAGAACCTCACACGGGTGAGGGGCGCATTCCGTAGCGCATACTGGCGGGTGTCGCCAGTGGCCGGATAGAGCACGGTCAGCAAGCGACCGTCCTGTGCCAGAACGGTGCCTAAACCCAGCTCGGCTTCGCTGTCACTAATCCAGCGTTGCCCCGGTTGATACTGCTGCGCCATGCTGCCTGACTCCCGCTTTGAAAAAGCCGACTATCTTAACGGAACGACGCTTCCAGTCCAAAGAACTCTGATAAAAACCCCTGGATTAAAAGGTAGCGTAAGGCGTGCATTCGTCGGGTGGCGGGGCACTATCGGCTGACGACTGGGTCACACTTTTGCGACCGATGGCTCAAGTCGCCCATGCCGCAGCCGACAGCCTGCCGACAGGAGAACCATAATATGTTGCCACCGATGCTCCCCTTGAGTGCCGTGCCCATCACCGCCCAGCAGGATCCGGTCCGCCAGCGACCGGACATTCCACCTGTGGTGCCGGTGCAGGAAAGCTCCAACGAAAGCACCATCGACCTGCAAAAGCGCGATGCCGAGCAGTCGGCCCTGCTATTGCGCGAAGAGCAGCAGCGCCAGCAGGAAAAACAGCGGCGCAAGCGTGAGGCCGATGATGATCCCGAGCAGCACCTGGCCGTACCCGGGGACGAGTTGAACGCCGACAACACCGTGCCGGTGGTGCCGCTGATTGAAGACGCCCCGCGCCAGGGCCTGTGGGTGGATGTCGAAGTCTAGGGCCGATGGGCTTGCGCCAGTTCCGCGAGGGCCTGCAACAGGCGCTCGATTTCCTCTTCTGTATTGAAATAACTCACTGCGATCCGGGCTATGTCACTTAGGCCCCGGGCCTGCATGTCCAGCGGTGTGTAGTGAATGCCATTGGCGCCAATGTTGATGTGGCGGCGCGCCAGTTCCTCCTTCAGCGTCAGCCCGTCCCAGCCTTCGAGGGTGAAGGCGATCAAGGCCGATTGCTGCCCCGGGCGGCCCAGATCCCGGAGTTGCACGCCGGGCAAACGCTCCAGCCCCCGGCGTACGCTGTCGCTCAGCATCTGGATCCTCTGGGCGATGGCGTCAATGCCGATGTGCTCCAGCTCCTGCAGGGCATTGGCCAGACCGGCCAGCAGCACCATCGACACTTCACTGGTTTCAAAGCGTCGGGCATCGTTGCGCAGGGCGAAGCCCTGGCCGTCCCAGGGGGCCGACAAGACGTCCCGTGGCAGCGGGTTGAGCTGTTCGAGGAAGCCCGGCCGTACATAGAGCAAGGCTGTGCCCCGAGGGCCGCGCAGGTATTTGCGCCCGGCGGCCTTGAGCACATCGCAGCCCAGCGCCTGCACGTCACACGGCAACTGGCCCACAGCCTGGGCGGCGTCGATGAAATAGGGGATGCGCCATTGGCGCGCCAACTGGCCAATGGCGGCTGCCGGGTTGATCAGCCCGCCGTTGGCCGGCAGCCAGGTCAGGGCGATCAACCGCACCCGGGTGTCGAGCATGGATTGCAGCGCCTGGACTGAAACCGCGCCTTGGCTGTCGCAGGGAATCACCTCCAGCTGCGCGCCAGCCGCTATGGCCGGGGTCATGCAGGCCAGGTTGCCGGCCCATTCCTGGCGCCCTACGAGGATCCGGTCTCCCGGTTGCCAGGCGGGCAGGGCGTGGAAAGCCATGCCCCAGGCCGCCGAGCCACTGCTGGCAAAGGCAATCGCTTGCGGGCTGGTATTGAGCAGACGGGCCGCGGCTTGTCGCGCTTGCTCCTGCCACTGCGCGCCATGGCGGGCGGCTTCCATCGGTCCGCTATGCGCTTCGCGTTGCAGTTGGTCCAGCATAGCGTCCAGGGTGCCCTGGCTGGGCAATGAAGCCCCGGCATGATTGAAATGGCAGACCCGGGCACACCCTGGCGTGGCGGCCCGCAGCCGGGAGATCTGCTCCAGGCCCAGGGGCTTCACGGCTTGAGCTCGAAAATCCCGTCGACCTCCACCGCGACACCGGCGGGCAGGCTGGCGACGCCCACCGAGGTGCGGGCATGCCGGCCCTTCTCGCCCAAGGCATTGACCAACAGGTTGGAGGCCCCGTTGGCGACCTGGCCATGCTGCTTGAAGTCGGCGCTGGCGGCGATGAACACCCCCAGCCGACTGATGCGTTGCAGCCGTGACAGGTCGTCACCCAGGGCGGCCGCCAGCTGCGCCAGCAGGGCCAGGGCTGCCAGCTCGGCGGCCTGGGCGCCTTGCTCGACGCTGAGGTGGTCACCGAGCCGGCCAAGCAACTGCGGATGCTCCTCGGCCGACGGCGTCTGCCCGGAGATGAACAGCAGGTTCTGGCTGCGGACATGGTTGACGTAGTTGGCGATCGGCTGGCCAGGAGGCGGCAGTTCAAGACCCAGTTGTTGCACTCGTTGCTGCAGAGAGTCGCTCATGGCAAGTCCTCGAATGAAAGGCTTGCAGCATCGGTGTTCGCTCCCGGGGCGACAAACGGATAGATCTAATCCGACGTATCTGAATTTCTCATGTGTCGCGGCCCTGCTCCATCAACTCCTGCTCTAACAACCCCTGCTCTAACAACCCCTGCTCTAACAACCAGTGCGCAAAACACTCGGCCGACGGATTGGCTGCGCCTTCGGCGGTCACCAGCCAGTAGCCGATGTGAGGGCTGTGCAGGGAGGGCAGGTCGAAGGCATCCACCAGGCTGCCTTGGGTGAGGTGGCGCCGAATCAACTGGCGGCGGCCCATGGCGATGCCTTGGCCGGCCACTGCCGCTTCCACCACGATGTTGTAGTCATGGAGCATGACGCTGGGGTGGGAGCCGAGGTCGATCCTGTTCTGCCTGTTCCAGTCGTCCCACTCAAACGGCCGGTGGGAACGGGCCATCAGCAAGGTGCCATTGGCCAGGGCACGGGCCTTGAACTCCGGGCTGCACACTGGCGACAGCTGTTCGGCGAGAAAGCGCCTGGCCTCGACCTTGGGCCAGTTGCCCTTGCCGTAGCGAATGGCCAGGTCGACCTCGGCCCCGGCCACATCCGCCAGGTCGATTGCCGGCTGCAGTTCCAGCTGGATCTGTGGGTAACGGCGGCTGAAGTCCACCAGGCGCGGGGCCAGCCACAAGGTGGCGAAGGACGCCAGCAGGCCAACGCGCAGCACCCGCGGCGGTTGCGCGGGCAGCAGTGCCCGGGTGGCGGCGGCGATCTGCTCCAGGGCTGGCTGGATCTGCCGGTAATAGCTGGCGCCTGCGGCGGTCAGGTCGATGGCGCGGGTACGCCGCACAAACAGTGGCTGGCCCAGGTGCTGTTCGAGCTTGTGCACTTGATGGCTGATCGCGCTCTGGCTGACACACAGCTCTCGGGCCGCCTTGCTGAAACTCAGGTGGCGGGCCACGGCCTCGAAGGCGCGCAGGGCCAGTAGGGGGGGCAGGTGCTGGGGCGTTTGCACATCCGCTTTCCTGTGGGTGGGGGCGGCCATTGTGCGGATAAAAAAACCTTCCGGCAGCGACTTTCTTGCATTCGCGTGGGTCTGATCACTGGTCAGGTGCGGCGCCGCGTCGCATTATTGGCACATTCGCCAGGGCCGCCGCGGGTTCCAGACCGCGCGGACGATATTGACTTCGAGTGATGCAAGCCAAGCCATGAATCAAGACGACAAACTGATCGACCTGACTGCCGAGCGCGCCAAGCGCGTGCATGACCTCAATGAAAAGCGCCTGAACGAAGTGCGCCAGGCATTCGAACAGGCCATGCCGTTGGGCAAAGCCAAGAAAAAACCGAAAAACAAACCGAAAAAGCGCTGAACAGGGCGCTTTTTTGTTGATACAAGTCAGTTATTCCCCCTTCCTCGCGCCCACTCATGGGCGACATTGACCCCGGTCAATTTTCCCCGCCGCCTCTTTGGTTAACTTAGCCCCATCGCAACAGGGCAAGAGCAGGAGGCCAGTCATGTTTTTCGACAATGTGGTGATCGCCGGAGTGCTGACTGTCGGCCTCATGGTTCTGTTTTTCGCAGGGTTTGGATTCTTCATCTGGAAAGACGCGAATAAGCGTAAAAAACCTTAAGTCTCTCCAGAGCAACGAGCACGCAAGGCATTTTGGGCAACTTCGGTTGCCCTTTTTTTTGCCTGCAGAAAAGCGTGAGGCATAAAAAAAGGTGCGTCCCCGGGGACGCACCTTTTTTGCGGATTTCGGTGAACGTGACCGAGCGTTTCGCTAATACGTGACCGGTGCTTCCACCCCGGTTGCGCGGGTTCTGGATTGTAATCGCATCGGTCACGATGCGGCTTGTTCCTCGGCTTTTTTTCGGCGCAGCGACTCGCCTTTCATCGTCAGTCGGTAGGCGTTGTGCACCAGGCGGTCGAGGATGGCATCGGCCAGGGTCGGGTCGTTGATCCAGCCGTGCCAGTGCTCGATGGGCAGTTGGCTCGTCAGGATGGTGGAGCGGCTGCCAGCGCGGTCGTCGATCACCTCCAGCAGGTCATGCCGGGCTCCTTCCTCCAGCGGGGCTAGCGCCCAGTCGTCCAGCACCAGGACGTCGACCTTTGCCAGCTGTTGCAGGGTACGGCCGAAGCTGCCGTCGCCATGAGCGATGCGCAGTTGTTCCAGCAGGCGCGGGGTGCGCAGGTACAGGGTGCTATAGCCCTGGCGGCAGGCCTGGTTGCCCAGGGCGCAGGCCAGCCAGGTTTTGCCGGCACCGGTCGGGCCGGTCAGCAGCAGGTTGTGCTGCTGGCGGATCCAGTCGCCACTGGCCAGGGTGGCGATCAGACGCTCGTCCAGGGCGCGTCCGGTGCGGCGGTCGAGATCTTCCAGGCAGGCGTTGGCGTACTTGAGCTTGGCCTTCTTGCGCAGCCGTACCAGGCGCTGGTTGTCACGCCAGGCCAGTTCGCGGTCGAGCAGTAGGCCGAGGCGTTCATCGAAGCTCAGGCTGTGGCTGGCCGGCAGCGTCCATTGCTCTTCCAGGGCGCGGGCCATGCCGTCCAGGCGTAGCTGGTGCAGTTGATTCAGGGTGTGTTGCGGCATCATCGAACAGCTCCTGTTGCGGGGGTTGGTAGTAGTCGGCGCCACGGACGTTCTCGTGGTCGCCGGGTAAGGTCGTTTCGGCGGCACGCTGGGGCAGCGGCTGTTGATCCAGGCCTTGCTGGAGCAGGTTGCGCACGCTGCGCCCGGTGAAGGCGCGCAGGTGTACGGCACGTTCGGCAGCGGCTTCCAGGCGTGCATTGCCATAGCGCCGGGCCAGCGAGAGCAGGCCGAGGCAGGCGCGGTAGCCCATCTCCGGGTGCGGCTTGTGGGTCAGTTGGTGATCGATCAGTTGGCGCGTGTAGGGGCCGATCCGCGCGCCCCAGTCGAGCAGGCGTTGTGGCGTCCATTCGCGATGCGCCTGGTGCGCCGCGGGCATGTGCTCGCGCTGGGTACTGTAAGCGCCGCGTCGCCCCAGCAGCAGGTGGCTGGCCACCCGCCGGTTGCCATGCAGCACTTCCAGGGTGTGTGCCGTCAGTCGCACGTCCACGTTCTGCCGGGCCAGGGCGGAGGGCACGCTGTAGAAGCTGCCATTGACCTCGATGTGGTAGTCGATGCTGACCTTGCAGCGCTTGAAGGTGGCGACCTCGTAGGGATGCACCGGCAGCGCTCGCAAGGCCGGGCGATCCAGGCGCTCGAACCAGTCGCGCCGGCAGCCATCGAGCCGCTTGAACGGGCGCCGATTCAGATCCTCCAGCAGCTCGGCGATGGCCTGGTTAAGCGCATGCAGGCTGAAGAACTGCCGATGGCGCAGCCGCGCCATGATCCAGCGCTCGACCACCTGCACCGCCACCTCGGCCTTGGCCTTGTCCTGAGGCTTGCGTGGCCGTGCCGGCAGGATCACCGTCTGGTAATGACGCGCGCACTCCAGCGTGGCCCGGTTCAGGCCCGGCTCGTAGCGATCCGGCTGGGCGACCAGGGCGCGCGGATTGTCCGGCACAACCATTTCCGGCACGCCGCCAAAGTAGGTCAGAGCCTGGCCCAGCGAGGTCAGCCAGTCCACCTGGGTTTCGCCTGGCGTCGCGCAGGCATAGGTGTAATTCGAGGCGCCCAGGGCGGCGACGAAGATGTGCGCCCGGCGCACTTCGCCGGTGGCCGGGTCGACCACCGGCAGCGTCGGCCCGGCATAGTCGATGAATAGCTTCTCGCCCGCACGGTGCAGCTGACGCATCGAACGTTTGAGCGTCTGGGCGTAGCGCCGGTAGTGCTCGACGAACTGGGTGTAGCGGTAGGTCGGCTGGCCCGCATGCGCGGCGAGATATTCCTCCCACAGCAGCTGCAAGGTCACGCCCTTGCGTCGCAACTCGCGGTGGATGCTCAGCACATCGGGCAGCACTCGCTCACCGCGCGGCTTGTTCGTCGACGTCGGTGCAAACAAGGCGGCCGCCAGCGCGGCCTCGTCCATGGCCACCAGCGCCGGCCAGTCCAGCCCGGCCACCCGCGCCGCCGCGATGTACTTGCTAACCACGCCCTTGGACAGCTGCAAGGCACGGGCAATCTTCTCGTGGGACAAGCCGGCCTCAAACTTGAGGCGCAGACATTCTTTGATGTTTCGCATGGCTACTCGCGGCGCCGCCATCTTCCTCTCCCGAAATCGGTCGAGGATGGCGGCGCATCAGGTCATGCGCAACGAAGGGGAAGGCTTTCGCTAAGTCGTGACCGGCGATTTCGGTAAGCCGTGACCACCTGTTTCGGAACAGGCGGAAAATCGGTCACGTTGCTACCGAAATGAGCGGTCACGCGTTAGCGAAATGACCGGTCACGATCAACCGAAACGGCCGGTCACGGTGCTCCGAAATCCGCACCTTTTTTATTCTCGGACCGGTGGATCAGGTGCCCAGGACCTTCGACGCCGCCCAGAACAGGCCGGCCGACAGGGCCACCGTGGCCGGCAGAGTCAGCACCCAGGCCAGCAGGATGGTCTTCACCGTGCCGCCTTGCAGGCCGCTCTTGTTGGCGACCATGGTCCCGGCCACGCCGGAGGAGAGCACGTGGGTGGTGGACACCGGCAGGCTGAAGATATTCGCCAGGCCGATCAGGCCCGCAGCGGTGATCTGTGCCGACATGCCCTGAGCGTAGGTCATGCCCTGTTTGCCGATCTTCTCGCCAATGGTCAGCACCACGCGCTTCCAGCCGATCATGGTGCCCAGGCCCAGTGCCAGGGCCACCGCCAGGATCACCCAGAACGGCGCGTACTCGGTGGTGGCGGTCAGGTCCTTGCGCAGCTTGTCCAGGTCGGCCTTTTCACGGGCTGCCAGGTCCGGCAGTTTGCCCACCTTCTTCGCCGTATCGTCCAGGCACAGCAGGTAGCGACGCACTTCGATGCGGCTCTCCGGCGACAGCGAGTGGTAATCGGCGACACCATTGAGGCTGCTCAGCAGGGCGCTGATGGTCGGCTCGGTTTGTTGCGGATTGCAGCGGAACTTGCCCGGCAGGTCGTCTTTCACGCTCTTGCCCAAGGCCAGGAATTCGCCCAGGGAGTCGTGGTTGCGCTCATAGAACTGGCTCAGGTGCAGGGTCGCGTCGCGGGTCCGCTCGATCTGGTAGGTGGTGCTGTTGAGGTCCAGCACGAATTGCGCGGGGACGATACCGATCAGCACCAGCATGATCAGGCCAATGCCCTTCTGACCGTCGTTGGAACCGTGGACGAAGCTCACGGCCATGGCCGAGATCACCAGGACCAGACGGTTCCAGAACGGTGGGTGCTTCTTGTCATCGATCTTGCGTCGCTGTTCCGGGGTCTTGTGCATCTTGGAGATCGGCCGCCACCATTTCAGGCCGATCAGCACCAGTGCGGCAATCAGGAAGCCGGCCATTGGCGAGAACACCAGGGAAGCGCCGATATCGATCGCTTTCTGCCAGTTCACGCCGTCCCCCAGAGGGATGTCGTTGAGCAGGGCATTGGCCAGGCCGACACCGAGGATCGAGCCGATCAGGGTGTGGGAACTGGAGGCCGGGATGCCGAAATACCAGGTGCCCAGGTTCCAGGCGATGGCCGCCGCCAGCAGCGAGAAGACCATGGCCAGA harbors:
- a CDS encoding LysR substrate-binding domain-containing protein, whose protein sequence is MQTPQHLPPLLALRAFEAVARHLSFSKAARELCVSQSAISHQVHKLEQHLGQPLFVRRTRAIDLTAAGASYYRQIQPALEQIAAATRALLPAQPPRVLRVGLLASFATLWLAPRLVDFSRRYPQIQLELQPAIDLADVAGAEVDLAIRYGKGNWPKVEARRFLAEQLSPVCSPEFKARALANGTLLMARSHRPFEWDDWNRQNRIDLGSHPSVMLHDYNIVVEAAVAGQGIAMGRRQLIRRHLTQGSLVDAFDLPSLHSPHIGYWLVTAEGAANPSAECFAHWLLEQGLLEQGLLEQELMEQGRDT
- the ccoM gene encoding cytochrome c oxidase subunit CcoM; protein product: MFFDNVVIAGVLTVGLMVLFFAGFGFFIWKDANKRKKP
- the istB gene encoding IS21-like element IS1474 family helper ATPase IstB translates to MMPQHTLNQLHQLRLDGMARALEEQWTLPASHSLSFDERLGLLLDRELAWRDNQRLVRLRKKAKLKYANACLEDLDRRTGRALDERLIATLASGDWIRQQHNLLLTGPTGAGKTWLACALGNQACRQGYSTLYLRTPRLLEQLRIAHGDGSFGRTLQQLAKVDVLVLDDWALAPLEEGARHDLLEVIDDRAGSRSTILTSQLPIEHWHGWINDPTLADAILDRLVHNAYRLTMKGESLRRKKAEEQAAS
- the istA gene encoding IS21 family transposase — its product is MAAPRVAMRNIKECLRLKFEAGLSHEKIARALQLSKGVVSKYIAAARVAGLDWPALVAMDEAALAAALFAPTSTNKPRGERVLPDVLSIHRELRRKGVTLQLLWEEYLAAHAGQPTYRYTQFVEHYRRYAQTLKRSMRQLHRAGEKLFIDYAGPTLPVVDPATGEVRRAHIFVAALGASNYTYACATPGETQVDWLTSLGQALTYFGGVPEMVVPDNPRALVAQPDRYEPGLNRATLECARHYQTVILPARPRKPQDKAKAEVAVQVVERWIMARLRHRQFFSLHALNQAIAELLEDLNRRPFKRLDGCRRDWFERLDRPALRALPVHPYEVATFKRCKVSIDYHIEVNGSFYSVPSALARQNVDVRLTAHTLEVLHGNRRVASHLLLGRRGAYSTQREHMPAAHQAHREWTPQRLLDWGARIGPYTRQLIDHQLTHKPHPEMGYRACLGLLSLARRYGNARLEAAAERAVHLRAFTGRSVRNLLQQGLDQQPLPQRAAETTLPGDHENVRGADYYQPPQQELFDDAATHPESTAPATPGRHGPRPGRAMDAAGQPQPELR
- a CDS encoding inorganic phosphate transporter: MIDLFSGLDAWVLVSLLLALAFVLAYEFINGFHDTANAVATVIYTKAMPPHLAVFFSGVFNFLGVLLGGVGVAYAIVHLLPVELLINVNTGHGLAMVFSLLAAAIAWNLGTWYFGIPASSSHTLIGSILGVGLANALLNDIPLGDGVNWQKAIDIGASLVFSPMAGFLIAALVLIGLKWWRPISKMHKTPEQRRKIDDKKHPPFWNRLVLVISAMAVSFVHGSNDGQKGIGLIMLVLIGIVPAQFVLDLNSTTYQIERTRDATLHLSQFYERNHDSLGEFLALGKSVKDDLPGKFRCNPQQTEPTISALLSSLNGVADYHSLSPESRIEVRRYLLCLDDTAKKVGKLPDLAAREKADLDKLRKDLTATTEYAPFWVILAVALALGLGTMIGWKRVVLTIGEKIGKQGMTYAQGMSAQITAAGLIGLANIFSLPVSTTHVLSSGVAGTMVANKSGLQGGTVKTILLAWVLTLPATVALSAGLFWAASKVLGT